The Coregonus clupeaformis isolate EN_2021a chromosome 26, ASM2061545v1, whole genome shotgun sequence genome window below encodes:
- the LOC121540166 gene encoding protein furry homolog-like isoform X3 codes for MEFLRSLVPAAISGDGGALESGGGLPRETGPRLLRIKRLGLLAMGQTIEEDQEGLVSTSTTRPVRSNRTNHIKASAPVNSVSRRRTPSVAPLSWEKRNAAAMSSITIDPELKPGEFVIKSLFAEFAVLAEKKIEVVMAEPLEKPLSRSLQRGEDAQFDQLISSMSSVAEHCLPSLLRTLFDWYRRQSGTEDESYEYRPRSSTKSKGDEQHRDKDFLLERRDLAIDFIFCLVSVEVLKQIPLHPVPDSLVHEVLNLAFKHFKHKEGYPGPNTGNVHIIADLYAEVIGVLTQSKFQAVRKKFITELKELRQKEQSPYVVQSIISLIMGMKFFRVKMYPVEDFEASFQFMQECAQYFLEVKDKDIKHALAGLFVEILIPVAAAVKNEVNVPCLKNFVEILYQTTFDLSSRKKHSLALYPLVTCLLCVSQKQFFLNNWHIFLTNCLSHLKMPSNNSIRKQIETLQNKDPKMSRVALESLYRLLWVYIIRIKCESNTVTQSRLLSIVSALFPKGSRSVVPRDTPLNIFVKIIQFIAQERLDFAMKEIIYDLLCVGKSHKTFTINPERMNIGLRAFLVIADSLQQKDGEPPMPTTGVIMPSGNTLRVKKIFLATTLTDEEAKVIGMSLYYPAVRKALDNILRHLDKEVGRSMSMTNVQMSNKEPEDMITGERKPKIDLFRTCVAAIPRLIPDGMSRQDLIELLAKLTIHMDEELRGLAFTTLQALMVDFPEWREDVLSGFVYFIVREVTDVHPTLLDNAVKMLLQLISQWRQAVQTSNKTHEAQQGPGSKPSLPFERSPLWGVLHVVEGLALVVLCSCRPATRRLAVNVLKEVRALHTALGITKGDEELAIDVMDRLSASVLESFIHLTGADQTNLLYCPSGIDLQTLAEWSSSPISHQFDVVSPSHIWVFAHVTQGQDPWVISLSSYLRQEHLPKHCPTALNYAWMFAYTRLQLLSPQVDINSPINAKKLNSLSSSSDSYVGLWRNYLILCCSSATSSPNSSSSTSGSVRCSPPETLASTPDSGYSYDSKIIGTPSPSSLFKHVVPMMRSESMDITESLVLGLGRTNPVAFRELIEELNPIIKEALERRPENMKRRRRRDILRVQLVRIFELLADAGVISQTASGGLDGESHSLNSTLLEYVDLTRQLLEAENDKDSDTLKDIRCHFSALVANIIQNVPVHQRRTIFPQQSLRHSLFMLFSHWAGPFSIMFTPLDRYSDRNMQINRHQYCALKAMSAVLCCGPVADNVGLSSDGYLYKWLDNILDSQDRKVHQLGCEAVMLLLELNPDQSNLMFWAVDRCYTGSRRVAAGCFRAIANVFHNRDYQFDTVVLLNLILFKAADSSRDIYEVAMQLLQILEPKLFRYAHKLEIQRTDGILTPPSPLPHLYSVSYYHLSEELARTYPELTMPIFSEVSQRIQTAHPGGRQVMLHYLLPWMNNVELVEFKPSPRRQETPVCEDEEDAHERDMMMVNSRRWLRGEGWGSPHATTMVLNNLMFMTAKYGDEFAWSEIENVWTTLADSWPKNLKIILHFLISMSGVNSEPSLLPYVKRVVVYLGRDKTMQLLEELMCELDLTDPVSSAVTHMDNPPYYRITSSYKIPSVTSAGTTSSSNTMVPGTDGHHDSSKNKDPNMDDSYTHLDIYSGLNSNLNRQHHRLESRYSSSSGGSYEEEKGDSMPLYANWRLKVMDHNRPEPLPFPPTGGCWSPLVDYLPETNTPGVPLHRCNIAVILLTDLIVDHGVKVEWSAYLHLLLHSIFIGLDHQHPEVYEHCKRLLLHLLVVQGTNSSVQSLASVLLRNREYNDPKVLTVKPPPHEFNLTGLCDFVPDYQPSPMTDSGLSSISTSSSISLGAGGVPLPHLTPTLINEVDVTTEQYEKVKALIEFVTARKRGPLWNHEDVSPKNPNIKSADQLSVFLRHVVTVFKQSQSGFQLEQLLSEVALQTALSCSSRHYAGRSFQIFRALKQPLTAATLSDVLSRLVETVGDPGEEAQGFVIELLLTLESGIDTLADTVKNYDLLTALAQASAHEHLLGAKFAANRKSTGQLNLSSGGLFHHGHYPHSHTRSNSLRASLMGERKGDRRRSNTLDIADRLAGSHGNLARTQSLSSLREGGGGGPGEEAIPPVDPSNLMATVFWIAASLLESDYEFEYLLALRLLNKLLGQLPLENADSRERLERVQAKLKWYSFPGLLQLFLKGFTSASTQELTIHLLSKLISVSRHTLVDPSQVAGKRAGFPLNILCLLPHLIQHFDSPTPFCKETADKIAKVCAEEKSATLSNLAHMMSLYSTHSYSRDCTNWINVVCRYLHDAFAEITFNLVTYLAELLEKGLPSMQQSLLQIIYSLLSHIDLSAAPVKQFNLEIMKIIGKYVQSPYWKEAQNILKLVVSRSASLVVPDEVQRSYSTESSGSPEIAFTRIFNNSSKELPGKTLDFHFDISETPIIGQKYGDQRTAAGRNGKPQVIAVTRSTSSTSSGSNSNGLVPVSWKRPQLSQRRTREKLMNVLSLCGPESGVPKNPSVRHLACQTVVFSSNEDLDSGDQQTSLIPTVEEVVREEDMQGEDAGSEQQFGVFKDFDFLDVELEDAEGESMDNFNWGVRRRSLDSMDKGEGDGDTPSLQECQYTGSTPSLNLTNQEDTDESSEEEVLSASQILTRSGLMNSDSATDDATSNHVDSLQQSQESSSSALTEETTALLPRLDSPALEMPRSDSINSQLPEDGVSMTAADELSSSVSTDTGFGSSAPPLPPELCDLTDSQDPHDDLDPAHPPPPAIDTPPGSLCEERDSLTALPMLLPPILDSPCGSVCEEDVTLALKELDERCEEEEADFSDMSSSYLHVEKQNLWGVSQQPECYWHQYLSQDEGDQDGFPEIQASPPPSPFLSAILAAFQPVAYDDEEDAWRCHVNQMLSDTDGSSAVYTFHVFSRLFKSMQRKFGFITHSSVRFLGERLQRMGNQFLSSLEVMTSHSQCPTVLLDAETLVSCGLLETLKFSVLELQEHLDTYNGKREAAEEWLENCRKTFGDKDCNQGPNTQAQQMEKLAELELCRRLYKLHFQLLLLFQAYCKLISHVDTIKREAEVTNMSEELAILESCLKQAESGVDGQEDVGVSDASQTSTETAIQSLIETLRARDFSSALTQVKTFRSLWPNDIFGNESDNAVQTLLHIYFRHQTLGQTGCLAVVGPSRDLSQASGRLMELNLQIREALSQTQACQTPQTTVVSTGL; via the exons GTACCCTGGCCCCAACACTGGCAATGTGCACATCATAGCAGACCTGTATGCTGAGGTCATCGGAGTGCTCACACAGTCAAA GTTCCAGGCGGTGCGTAAGAAGTTCATCACGGAGCTGAAGGAGCTGAGGCAGAAGGAGCAGAGCCCCTACGTGGTCCAGAGCATCATCAGCCTCATCATGGGCATGAAGTTCTTCAGGGTCAAGATGTACCCCGTGGAGGACTTTGAGGCCTCCTTCCAGTTCATGCAG GAGTGTGCCCAGTATTTCCTGGAGGTGAAGGATAAGGACATAAAGCATGCGTTGGCTGGCCTCTTTGTTGAGATCCTCATCCCTGTTGCTGCT GCGGTGAAGAATGAAGTCAACGTGCCGTGCCTCAAGAACTTTGTGGAGATACTCTACCAGACAACCTTTGACCTTAGCTCCAGAAAGAAGCACTCTTTG gctCTATATCCTCTGGTGACGTGCCTGCTGTGTGTCAGTCAGAAGCAGTTCTTCCTCAATAACTGGCACATCTTCCTCACAAACTGCCTCTCGCACCTGAAG ATGCCGTCTAACAACAGCATCCGAAAGCAGATTGAGACACTGCAG AACAAAGATCCCAAAATGTCCCGTGTGGCGCTGGAGTCGCTCTACAGACTGCTGTGGGTCTACATCATCAGGATCAAGTGTGAGAGCAACACCGTCACACAGAG CCGGCTGCTCAGCATTGTTTCAGCACTTTTCCCCAAAGGCTCCCGTAGCGTGGTGCCAAGGGACACGCCCCTCAACATCTTCGTCAAGATCATCCAGTTCATAGCTCAG GAAAGGCTTGACTTTGCTATGAAGGAGATCATTTATGACCTCCTGTGTGTGGGGAAATCTCACAAGACCTTCACCATCAATCCAGAG agGATGAATATTGGCCTGAGGGCCTTCCTGGTGATAGCTGACAGTCTGCAGCAGAAGGACGGGGAGCCGCCCATGCCCACCACAGGGGTCATCATGCCCTCAGGAAACACCCTGCGGGTCAAAAAGATCTTCCTCGCCACCACCCTCACTGACGAGGAGGCCAAGGTCATCG GCATGTCGCTGTACTACCCAGCGGTGAGAAAGGCCCTGGACAACATCCTGCGTCATCTGGACAAGGAGGTGGGGCGCTCCATGAGCATGACCAACGTCCAGATGTCCAATAAGGAGCCTGAGGATATGATCAC GGGGGAAAGGAAGCCAAAGATCGATCTGTTCCGTACGTGTGTGGCGGCCATCCCCAGACTGATCCCAGACGGCATGAGCAGACAGGACCTCATCGAGCTGCTGGCCAA gctGACCATCCACATGGATGAGGAGCTGCGTGGCCTGGCCTTCACCACCCTGCAGGCCCTAATGGTGGACTTCCCAGAGTGGAGGGAGGACGTGCTCTCTGGCTTCGTCTACTTCATTGTGCGCGAGGTCACCGATGTCCACCCCACGCTGCTGGACAACGCCGTCAAGATGCTTCTGCAACTCATCAGCCAGTGGAGGCAGGCCGTCCAGACCAGCAACAAGACCCACGAGGCACAG CAGGGCCCTGGCAGCAAGCCGTCTCTCCCCTTTGAGCGCTCTCCTCTGTGGGGGGTGTTGCACGTGGTGGAGGGCCTGGCGCTGGTGGTGCTGTGCAGCTGTCGCCCCGCCACCCGCAGGCTGGCTGTTAATGTCCTCAAAGAGGTCAGAGCCCTGCACACTGCTCTGGGCATCACCAAG GGAGACGAGGAGTTGGCCATAGATGTGATGGACAGACTAAGTGCATCTGTGCTGGAGAGCTTCATCCATCTCACAGGAGCTGACCAG ACCAACCTGCTATACTGCCCCAGTGGTATCGACTTGCAGACGCTGGCAGAATGGAGCTCGTCTCCCATCAGCCACCAGTTTGACGTGGTCAGCCCGTCGCACATCTGGGTGTTTGCCCACGTGACGCAGGGCCAGGACCCCTGGGTCATCAGCCTGTCCAGCTACCTGCGTCAGGAGCACCTCCCCAAGCACTGCCCCACCGCACTCAACTATGCCTGGATGTTCGCCTATACTCGCCTGCAGCTGCTCTCTCCACAAGTGGATATCAA CAGCCCTATAAATGCTAAGAAGCTGAACAGCCTGAGCAGCAGTAGTGACTCGTACGTGGGGCTGTGGAGGAACTACCTGATCCTCTGTTGTAGCTCCGCCACTTCCTCCcctaactcctcctcctccacctctggcTCCGTCCGCTGCTCCCCGCCTGAGACGCTGGCGTCCACGCCGGACAGCGGCTACAGCTATGACTCTAAG ATTATTGGCACTCCGTCCCCCTCATCCCTGTTCAAACACGTTGTCCCGATGATGCGCTCTGAGAGCATGGACATCACAGAGTCACTCGTCCTGGGGCTTGGCAGGACCAACCCCGTGGCCTTCAG AGAGTTGATAGAGGAACTGAACCCCATCATTAAGGAGGCTCTGGAGAGGAGACCCGAG AACATGAAGCGTCGCAGGCGTCGTGACATCCTGAGGGTCCAGCTGGTCCGGATCTTTGAGCTGCTGGCCGATGCTGGTGTCATCAGTCAGAC GGCGAGTGGCGGTCTGGACGGGGAGAGTCACTCTCTGAACTCGACACTGTTGGAATATGTGGATCTGACGAGACAGCTGCTGGAGGCTGAGAATGACAAAGACTCCGACACACTGAAGGACATCCGCTGCCACTTCAGCGCTCTGGTGGCCAACATCATTCAGAACGTCCCAg TGCACCAGAGGAGGACCATCTTCCCCCAGCAGTCTCTGAGACACAGTCTGTTCATGTTGTTCAGCCACTGGGCCGGGCCCTTCAGCATCATGTTCACCCCACTAGACCGCTACAGCGACCGCAACATGCAGATCAACCGACACCAGTACTGTGCACTCAAG GCCATGTCTGCAGTGTTGTGCTGTGGTCCAGTGGCTGATAACGTAGGCCTCTCCTCTGATGGTTATCTCTACAAGTGGCTGGACAACATCCTGGACTCTCAGGACAGAAAG GTGCACCAGTTGGGCTGTGAGGCAGTGATGCTGCTGTTGGAGCTGAACCCAGACCAGAGTAACCTGATGTTCTGGGCTGTGGACCGCTGCTACACTGGCTCACGCCGCGTGGCTGCCGGCTGCTTCAGGGCCATCGCCAACGTCTTTCACAACAG GGATTACCAGTTTGACACTGTGGTGCTGCTGAATCTGATCCTGTTCAAGGCGGCTGATTCATCCAGAGATATCTATGAGGTGGCCATGCAGCTGCTGCAG ATCTTGGAGCCCAAGCTCTTCCGTTACGCTCATAAACTGGAGATCCAGAGAACAGATGGGATCctgacccctccctcccccctgccACACCTCTACTCTGTCTCCTACTACCATCTGTCTGAGGAGCTGGCCAGGACATACCCAGAGCTCACCATGCCCATCTTCTCAG AGGTGAGCCAGCGTATCCAGACAGCACACCCTGGTGGTCGCCAGGTGATGCTGCACTACCTCCTGCCCTGGATGAACAACGTGGAGCTGGTGGAATTCAAGCCGTCGCCACGGAGACAGGAGACCCCCGTCTGTGAGGATGAGGAGGACGCCCACGAGCGTGACATGATGATGGTCAACAGCCGGCGCTGGCTCAGAGGGGAGGGCTGGGGCTCCCCGCATGCCACCACCATGGTGCTCAACAACCTCATGTTCATGACCGCCAAG TATGGGGATGAGTTTGCGTGGTCAGAGATAGAGAACGTGTGGACCACCCTGGCAGACAGCTGGCCAAAGAACCTGAAGATTATCCTCCACTTCCTCATCAGCATGTCAGGGGTCAACAGTGAGCCCAGCCTCCTGCCCTAT GTGAAGCGTGTGGTGGTGTACCTGGGCAGGGAtaagactatgcagctgctggaGGAGCTGATGTGTGAGCTGGACCTGACAGACCCAGTGAGCTCTGCTGTCACTCACATGGACAACCCTCCTTACTACCGCATCACCTCCAGCTACAAGATCCCCTCCGTCACCTCAGCAG GAACCACCTCCAGCAGTAACACCATGGTGCCAGGAACCGACGGTCACCATGACAGCAGCAAGAATAAAGACCCCAACATGGATGACAG TTACACCCATCTGGACATCTACAGTGGTCTGAACAGTAACCTGAACCGTCAGCACCACCGCCTGGAGTCTCGCTACAGCAGCAGCTCTGGAGGATCCTATGAGGAGGAGAAGG GTGACTCCATGCCGCTGTATGCGAACTGGCGTCTGAAGGTGATGGACCACAACCGTCCCGAgcccctccctttccctcccacAGGGGGCTGCTGGTCCCCTCTGGTGGACTACCTGCCAGAGACCAACACCCCTGGAGTACCCCTCCACAG GTGTAACATCGCTGTCATCCTACTGACTGACCTCATAGTGGACCATGGGGTCAAAGTGGAGTGGAGCGCCTACCTTCACCTCCTGCTGCACTCCATCTTCATAG GGTTGGACCACCAGCACCCTGAGGTCTACGAGCACTGCAAACGCCTACTGCTTCACCTGCTGGTCGTCCAGGGAACCAACAGCAGCGTCCAATCCCTGGCCTCCGTTCTATTGCGCAACCGAGAGTACAACGACCCCAAGGTGCTGACGGTGAAGCCACCGCCCCACGAGTTCAACCTCACAG GATTGTGTGACTTTGTGCCAGACTACCAGCCGTCTCCCATGACAGACTCAGGCCTGAGCTCCATCTCCACGTCGTCCAGCATCAGCCTTGGTGCAGGAGGAGTCCCCCTGCCCCACCTCACCCCCACCCTGATCAACGAGGTGGACGTCACCACAGAGCAGTACGAGAAGGTCAAAGCCCTCATCGAGTTTGTCACCGCCAG GAAGCGGGGGCCCCTGTGGAACCATGAGGATGTGTCACCCAAGAACCCCAACATAAAGAGTGCTGACCAGCTGAGCGTGTTCCTCAGACATGTCGTGACCGTCTTCAAACAGTCCCAGTCAG GTTTCCAGCTGGAGCAGTTGCTGAGTGAGGTCGCCCTGCAGACTGCTCTGTCCTGCTCGTCTCGTCACTATGCAGGGCGCTCCTTCCAGATCTTCAGGGCTCTCAAACAACCCCTCACAGCCGCCACACTTTCTGATGTCCTCTCACGCCTCGTAGAGACAGTGGGCGACCCTGGAGAGGAGGCACAG GGTTTTGTTATCGAGCTGCTGCTGACTCTTGAGTCAGGGATCGACACGCTCGCTGACACTGTCAAGAACTATGACCTCCTCACTGCCTTGGCACA GGCCTCTGCCCATGAGCACCTGCTGGGGGCCAAGTTTGCAGCCAATAGGAAGAGCACGGGCCAGCTGAACCTGAGTAGCGGTGGTCTGTTCCACCACGGCCACTACCCCCACAGCCACACCCGTAGCAACTCCCTCCGCGCCAGTCTCATGGGTGAACGTAAGGGAGACCGTCGCCGCAGTAACACCCTAGACATCGCTGACCGGCTGGCCGGTAGCCACGGCAACCTAGCCCGAACGCAGAGCTTGTCGTCGTTGCGGGAGGGTGGCGGAGGGGGTCCTGGGGAGGAGGCCATCCCTCCTGTGGACCCATCCAACCTGATGGCCACGGTGTTCTGGATAGCAGCCTCCCTCCTGGAGTCGGACTATGAGTTTGAGTACCTGCTGGCCCTGCGGCTGCTCAACAAGCTACTGGGCCAGCTGCCCCTGGAGAACGCAGACAGCAGGGAGAGGCTGGAGAGGGTGCAGGCCAAGCTGAAATGGTACAGCTTCCCTGGTCTGCTGCAACTCTTCCTCAAGGGCTTCACCTCAGCCTCCACCCAGGAGCTCACCATCCACCTGCTCAGCAAGCTCATCAGCGTCTCCCGCCACACTCTGGTCGACCCCTCCCAGGTGGCAGGTAAGAGAGCAG GTTTTCCTCTGAACATCCTGTGCCTGCTGCCTCACCTCATCCAGCACTTTGACAGCCCCACTCCGTTCTGCAAGGAGACGGCTGATAAGATAGCCAAGGTGTGTGCCGAGGAGAAGTCAGCCACGCTGTCTAACCTGGCCCACATGATGAGCCTGTACAGCACACACAGCTACTCCAGAGACTGCACCAACTGGATCAACGTGGTGTGTCGTTACCTACATGACGCCTTCGCTGAGATCACCTTCAATCTGGTCACATACCTGGCCGAG CTGCTGGAGAAAGGCCTACCCAGCATGCAGCAGTCCCTGCTACAGATCATCTACAGCCTGCTGAGTCACATTGACCTGTCGGCTGCACCTGTCAAACAGTTCAATCTGGAGATCATGAAGATCATCGGCAAATATGTCCAG AGCCCGTACTGGAAGGAGGCCCAGAACATCCTGAAGCTGGTGGTGTCTCGGTCGGCCAGCCTGGTGGTGCCAGACGAGGTGCAGCGCTCCTACAGCACAGAGTCCTCTGGATCCCCAGAGATCGCCTTCACTCGCATCTTCAACAACTCCTCTAAGGAGCTGCCCGGCAAGACGCTGGACTTCCACTTCGACATCTCAGAG ACGCCCATCATAGGGCAAAAGTACGGGGACCAGCGCACAGCTGCAGGGCGGAATGGGAAGCCGCAAGTCATCGCTGTGACCCGGAGCacgtcctccacctcctctggatcCAACTCCAACGGCCTGGTGCCTGTCAGCTGGAAGAGGCCCCAACTCTCTCAG AGGAGAACCAGAGAAAAGCTCATGaacgttctctctctgtgtggtccTGAGTCTGGCGTTCCCAAGAATCCTTCTGTAAGACACCTGGCATGTCAAACT GTGGTGTTCTCATCCAACGAGGACCTGGACTCAGGTGATCAGCAAACCAGTTTGATCCCCAcggtggaggaggtggtgaggGAGGAGGACATGCAGGGAGAGGATGCAGGAAGTGAGCAGCAGTTTGGAGTCTTCAAGGACTTTGATTTCCTGGACGTGGAGCTGGAGGATGCTGAG GGGGAGAGCATGGACAACTTTAACTGGGGCGTACGTCGGCGCTCCCTGGACAGCATGGACAAGGGGGAGGGAGACGGGGACACGCCATCCCTGCAGGAGTGCCAGTACACCGGGAGCACGCCCAGCCTCAACCTCACCAACCAGGAGGACACGGACGAGTCCTCTGAGGAGGAGGTACTGAGCGCTAGCCAGATTCTCACCCGCTCTGGCCTC ATGAACAGTGACTCGGCTACGGACGATGCCACGTCCAACCACGTGGACTCTCTGCAGCAATCCCAGGAGTCGTCCAGCAGTGCCCTGACAGAGGAGACCACGGCCCTGCTGCCCCGCCTGGACAGCCCTGCACTGGAGATGCCCCGCTCTGACTCAATCAACAGTCAGCTGCCTGAG GACGGGGTGAGCATGACGGCAGCAGATGAGCTGAGCAGCAGCGTGAGCACGGACACGGGGTTTGGCAGCAGCGCCCCCCCTCTGCCCCCTGAGCTGTGTGACCTCACAGACTCCCAGGATCCCCACGACGACCTGGACCCGGCCCACCCTCCCCCTCCGGCCATAGACACCCCGCCGGGGTCCCTCTGTGAGGAGAGGGACTCCCTCACAGCCCTGCCCATGCTGCTGCCCCCCATCCTAGACAGCCCCTGTGGCTCTGTGTGTGAGGAGGACGTGACGCTGGCGCTGAAGGAGCTTGACGAACGCTGTGAGGAGGAAGAGGCCGACTTCTCCGATATGTCCAG TTCATACTTGCATGTGGAGAAGCAGAATCTGTGGGGAGTGAGCCAGCAACCAGAGTGTTACTGGCATCAATATCTCAG TCAAGATGAGGGCGATCAAGATGGTTTCCCCGAGATCCAGGCATCTCCGCCCCCCTCGCCCTTCCTCTCCGCCATCCTGGCCGCTTTCCAGCCCGTTGCCTATGACGACGAGGAGGACGCCTGGCGTTGCCATGTCAACCAGATGTTGTCGGACACGGATGGGTCCTCTGCTGTGTACACCTTCCATGTGTTCTCCCGACTGTTtaag AGCATGCAGAGGAAGTTTGGCTTCATCACCCACTCGTCAGTGCGTTTCCTAGGAGAGAGGCTGCAGCGAATGGGGAACCAGTTCCTCAGCTCCCTAGAGGTCATGACCTCTCACTCCCAGTGCCCCACAGTGCTGCTGGATGCTGAGACG TTGGTGTCATGTGGACTGCTGGAGACTCTGAAGTTTAGTGTGCTGGAGTTGCAGGAACACCTGGACACCTACAACGGCAAGAGAGAGGCGGCTGAGGAG TGGCTGGAGAACTGCAGGAAAACGTTTGGCGACAAAGACTGCAACCAAGGACCCAACACTCAGGCCCAG CAAATGGAAAAACTAGCA gagctGGAGCTGTGTCGCAGGCTCTATAAGCTGCACTTCCAGCTGCTGCTACTCTTCCAGGCCTACTGTAAACTCATCAGTCATGTGGACACCatcaagagagaggcagag gTGACCAACATGTCAGAGGAGCTGGCCATTCTTGAGAGCTGTTTGAAGCAGGCGGAGTCAGGGGTTGATGGACAGGAGGATGTGGGCGTGTCGGATGCCTCCCAGACCAGTACGGAGACGGCCATCCAATCACTTATTGAGACCCTGAGGGCCAGAGACTTCAGCTCTGCCCTCACACAGGTCAAAACCTTCAG GTCTCTGTGGCCTAACGACATCTTTGGGAACGAGTCAGACAACGCGGTCCAGACTCTCCTGCACATCTACTTCCGTCACCAGACGCTGGGCCAGACAGGCTGCCTGGCCGTGGTGGGGCCCAGCAGGGACCTGTCCCAGGCCAGCGGCCGCCTCATGGAGCTCAACCTGCAGATCAGAGAGGCTCTGAGCCAGACCCAGGCCTGCCAGACCCCCCAGACCACAGTGGTCAGCACTGGACTGTGA